The following are from one region of the Cloacibacterium sp. TD35 genome:
- a CDS encoding Lrp/AsnC family transcriptional regulator: MKSVTEVGYKLDAIDKKIIYMLMDNAKTSLAQISKNIGISTTAVHQRIKKLETAGVIENSVSFLNPRKIGYKVVSYIGVYMDQPSHFQELIKSLNDINEIVEAHYTTGNWTVFLKVLCIDNDHLMQILSKIQKLKGVTRTETFISLEQSINRQLKV; the protein is encoded by the coding sequence ATGAAAAGCGTTACAGAAGTAGGTTACAAACTAGATGCAATAGATAAAAAGATTATCTATATGCTTATGGACAATGCCAAAACATCTTTGGCTCAAATTTCTAAAAACATTGGTATTTCTACCACTGCTGTACATCAGAGAATTAAAAAATTAGAAACCGCAGGAGTAATAGAAAATTCTGTATCTTTTCTTAACCCAAGAAAAATAGGTTACAAAGTAGTTTCTTACATTGGTGTTTATATGGATCAGCCCAGCCATTTTCAAGAACTGATTAAATCTCTGAACGATATTAATGAAATCGTAGAAGCACATTACACCACAGGAAACTGGACGGTTTTCCTTAAAGTGCTTTGTATTGATAATGATCATCTCATGCAAATTTTAAGTAAAATACAGAAGCTAAAAGGCGTTACTAGAACAGAAACTTTCATATCTTTGGAGCAAAGTATTAATAGACAATTAAAAGTGTAA
- the deoC gene encoding deoxyribose-phosphate aldolase, whose protein sequence is MKINTYLDSTYLKTPAQSGLTEEQTLEMVINLAKEAIENDIFAVMIRPDYVKKMKEFLTEQNSKVIIGTVIGFHEGTYSKEHKLAEAQKAIEDGVDELDFVINYEAYKNGEVDAVKSEFVDCTKLCLDNGKIAKWIIEIAALTDEQIADITKKISTWAGENFKAEELHKIFVKSSTGFYQTEGGKPNGATVEGIKIMLENAGSLPVKAAGGVRTPEEAEFMINLGVKRIGTSSAKALIKNEEVSGGY, encoded by the coding sequence ATGAAAATCAACACTTATTTAGATTCTACTTATCTAAAAACTCCAGCTCAATCTGGTCTTACTGAAGAACAAACGCTAGAAATGGTAATTAATCTTGCCAAAGAAGCTATCGAAAATGACATTTTTGCAGTAATGATAAGACCTGATTATGTTAAAAAAATGAAGGAATTCCTTACAGAACAAAATTCTAAAGTAATAATCGGTACAGTAATCGGTTTCCACGAAGGAACTTACTCTAAAGAACATAAATTAGCTGAAGCGCAAAAAGCAATCGAAGATGGAGTAGATGAATTAGATTTTGTAATCAATTATGAAGCCTACAAAAATGGTGAAGTAGATGCAGTAAAATCAGAATTTGTAGACTGTACGAAACTTTGCTTAGATAATGGTAAAATTGCAAAATGGATTATAGAAATCGCTGCACTTACCGATGAGCAAATTGCAGATATTACCAAAAAAATATCTACTTGGGCAGGAGAAAATTTCAAGGCAGAAGAATTACATAAAATATTTGTAAAATCATCTACAGGTTTCTATCAAACAGAAGGAGGAAAGCCAAATGGGGCAACTGTAGAAGGAATTAAAATTATGCTAGAAAACGCAGGCTCACTTCCTGTAAAAGCTGCAGGTGGTGTAAGAACGCCAGAAGAAGCAGAATTCATGATTAACCTAGGCGTAAAAAGAATAGGAACATCTTCTGCAAAAGCTTTAATTAAAAACGAAGAAGTTTCTGGAGGATACTAA
- a CDS encoding T9SS type A sorting domain-containing protein: MKRTLYFILFSVGLLMFSGEAKAQQTLREPFSDSQKSDDGALVAYPNPARDFIIVKAKNPLLKVKSVTFYSIIGTQISETMVNMNTAEIRLDKLKPGKYLMKYTLSDNTQKVTQVVKQQ, translated from the coding sequence ATGAAAAGAACTTTATATTTTATATTATTTTCGGTAGGTCTATTAATGTTTTCGGGCGAAGCAAAAGCTCAACAAACATTAAGAGAGCCGTTTTCTGATTCTCAAAAATCTGATGATGGAGCTTTAGTAGCTTATCCTAATCCTGCTAGAGATTTTATTATTGTAAAGGCTAAAAATCCTTTGCTAAAGGTAAAATCTGTAACTTTTTATTCGATTATTGGGACTCAAATTTCAGAAACAATGGTGAATATGAACACCGCCGAAATTAGATTAGACAAACTGAAACCTGGCAAATATTTAATGAAATACACCTTGTCAGATAATACCCAAAAGGTAACGCAAGTAGTAAAACAGCAATAA
- the hemB gene encoding porphobilinogen synthase — MIIFSRNRRLRTNESIRSLVRETVLTTHDFVMPMFVMEGENAQEAIPSMPGIFRRTVDLTVKECKELFSLGVKAVNIYMKVPEHLKDNLGTEAWNTLGLMQRTIREIKNAIPEMIVMPDVALDPYSIYGHDGIITNGQVDNDATNDALARMSVSHAEAGADVVAPSDMMDGRVAAIRQALEETGHINVGILSYAAKYASSFYGPFRSALDSAPKDFQEIPKDKKTYQMDFHNSREALNEVYKDIEEGADIIMIKPGLPYLDIVAKVRQEIDLPIAVYNVSGEYAMLKAAAQNGWLDNDKAIIESLTCIKRAGADMIFTYAAKEAAILLNQ, encoded by the coding sequence ATGATAATTTTTTCAAGAAATAGAAGATTAAGAACCAACGAGAGCATCAGAAGTTTAGTAAGAGAAACCGTTCTTACAACTCATGATTTTGTTATGCCAATGTTCGTAATGGAAGGCGAAAACGCACAAGAAGCCATTCCATCAATGCCAGGAATTTTCCGCAGAACCGTAGATTTAACAGTGAAAGAATGTAAAGAACTTTTTTCACTAGGAGTGAAAGCGGTTAATATTTACATGAAAGTTCCAGAACATTTAAAAGACAATCTAGGAACCGAAGCTTGGAATACACTTGGTTTGATGCAAAGAACCATCAGAGAAATTAAAAATGCCATTCCTGAAATGATTGTAATGCCAGATGTTGCATTAGATCCTTATTCAATCTATGGACATGACGGAATTATTACCAATGGGCAAGTAGATAATGATGCTACCAATGATGCTTTGGCAAGAATGTCTGTTTCTCATGCAGAAGCAGGTGCAGACGTTGTAGCGCCAAGTGATATGATGGATGGAAGAGTTGCTGCAATTCGTCAAGCTTTAGAAGAAACTGGGCATATTAATGTAGGAATTTTGAGCTACGCCGCAAAATATGCAAGTTCATTCTATGGACCTTTCAGAAGTGCATTAGATTCTGCTCCGAAAGATTTTCAGGAAATTCCAAAAGATAAAAAGACCTACCAAATGGATTTTCATAATTCTAGAGAAGCCTTAAATGAAGTTTACAAAGACATCGAAGAAGGCGCTGATATTATCATGATAAAGCCAGGTCTTCCGTATTTAGATATTGTAGCTAAGGTTCGTCAAGAAATAGATTTACCAATCGCCGTTTATAATGTGAGCGGAGAATATGCAATGCTGAAAGCGGCTGCTCAAAACGGTTGGTTAGATAATGACAAAGCCATAATAGAAAGCCTTACTTGTATTAAAAGAGCAGGTGCAGATATGATTTTCACCTATGCTGCCAAAGAAGCTGCTATTCTTTTAAATCAATAA
- the lptB gene encoding LPS export ABC transporter ATP-binding protein: MILRGENLIKEYGPKKVVKGVTVEVKKGEIVGLLGPNGAGKTTTFYMIVGLVKPTSGKITLDGKDITNDAMYKRAQKGIGYLAQEASVFRKLSVEDNILGVLQLTNKSKEEQIRRTNELIEEFSLEHVRKNRGDLLSGGERRRTEIARCLATDPDFILLDEPFAGVDPIAVEDIQKIIRSLVKKDIGVLITDHNVQQTLAITNKTYIMFEGNILKEGLPEDLANDPQVRQAYLGENFRFEKF; encoded by the coding sequence ATGATTTTACGTGGCGAAAATTTAATTAAAGAATACGGACCCAAAAAAGTAGTAAAAGGTGTTACCGTAGAAGTAAAAAAAGGAGAAATTGTAGGTTTACTCGGGCCAAATGGTGCGGGAAAAACCACTACTTTCTATATGATTGTGGGATTGGTAAAACCTACTTCTGGCAAAATTACGCTTGACGGAAAAGATATTACTAATGATGCCATGTATAAACGTGCGCAAAAAGGAATTGGTTATTTGGCTCAGGAAGCTTCTGTTTTTAGAAAACTGTCAGTAGAAGATAATATTTTAGGCGTTTTACAACTCACCAATAAATCTAAAGAAGAACAAATACGCAGAACCAATGAACTGATTGAAGAGTTTTCTCTAGAGCACGTTCGTAAAAACCGTGGAGACTTGCTTTCAGGAGGTGAAAGACGTAGAACCGAAATCGCGCGTTGTCTTGCTACAGACCCAGATTTTATTCTTTTAGATGAGCCTTTTGCAGGAGTAGACCCTATTGCGGTAGAAGATATTCAGAAAATTATCAGAAGTTTGGTGAAAAAAGACATAGGTGTTTTAATTACTGACCACAATGTTCAACAAACTTTGGCAATTACCAATAAAACCTACATCATGTTCGAAGGAAACATCTTGAAAGAAGGTTTACCAGAAGATTTAGCTAATGATCCACAAGTAAGACAAGCTTATTTGGGTGAGAATTTTAGATTTGAAAAATTCTAA
- a CDS encoding cob(I)yrinic acid a,c-diamide adenosyltransferase, which yields MKIYTKTGDKGETSLYGGTRVSKAAARVESYGTLDELNAFIGLAKAEISDEKVLNQLQKIQFDLFTVGSEAATPTDKLILANGKNRLDLMISEEEILELEYWMDDLDASLEPLQFFILPSGGKAAASIHVCRTVCRRAERAMVHLNETEEVRAELIKYLNRLSDYLFILARYISKISGEKEEYWNPSERAK from the coding sequence ATGAAAATCTACACCAAAACTGGCGATAAAGGCGAAACCTCTTTGTACGGAGGAACCAGAGTTTCAAAAGCTGCTGCAAGAGTAGAGTCTTACGGAACTTTAGACGAACTTAATGCGTTCATTGGTTTGGCAAAAGCCGAAATTTCCGATGAAAAAGTATTGAATCAACTGCAGAAAATTCAGTTTGATTTATTTACCGTAGGTTCAGAAGCAGCTACGCCAACAGATAAACTGATTTTAGCCAATGGTAAAAATCGTTTAGATTTAATGATTTCCGAAGAAGAAATATTAGAATTAGAATATTGGATGGATGATTTAGATGCGTCTTTAGAACCTTTACAATTCTTTATTTTACCAAGCGGTGGAAAAGCTGCTGCATCTATTCACGTTTGTAGAACGGTCTGCAGAAGAGCAGAACGCGCTATGGTTCATCTCAATGAAACCGAAGAAGTAAGAGCAGAACTCATCAAATATCTCAATAGATTGTCTGATTATCTTTTTATTTTGGCAAGATATATCTCTAAAATTTCTGGAGAAAAAGAAGAATACTGGAATCCTTCAGAAAGAGCTAAGTAA
- a CDS encoding thiamine diphosphokinase: MIKSALLFINGTPPHELPHLEGYDVIACSDGAFHYLKDKNFPLDKLDFISGDFDSHEGSDENIYHEKFIHTPDQDFTDFQKALDILKKNGVKRVDVYGGSGGEQDHFLGNLHVAFLFKNEMEITFFDEFSRYFFISKNFKIHDVEGKMISLLPFPFVEKISTKGLNWELFNEELSLTRRVGTRNFARENTVEITYENGDVLIFIGN, encoded by the coding sequence GTGATAAAATCTGCACTTCTTTTCATCAACGGAACTCCACCTCATGAACTTCCTCATTTGGAAGGTTATGATGTGATTGCATGTAGTGATGGGGCTTTTCATTATTTAAAAGATAAAAATTTCCCTCTGGATAAACTAGATTTTATTTCAGGAGATTTTGATTCTCATGAAGGCAGTGATGAAAATATTTACCACGAAAAATTTATTCATACTCCAGACCAAGATTTTACAGATTTTCAAAAAGCTTTAGACATTCTCAAAAAAAATGGAGTAAAAAGAGTAGATGTTTACGGAGGAAGTGGTGGTGAACAAGACCATTTTCTCGGGAATCTTCATGTAGCTTTTCTCTTTAAAAATGAAATGGAAATCACTTTTTTTGACGAGTTTTCCAGATACTTTTTCATCTCTAAAAATTTTAAAATACACGATGTAGAAGGAAAGATGATTTCGCTTTTACCATTTCCTTTTGTAGAAAAAATTTCGACCAAAGGTCTTAACTGGGAGCTCTTTAACGAAGAATTGAGCTTAACCAGAAGAGTAGGAACCCGAAATTTTGCCCGAGAAAATACCGTAGAAATCACTTATGAAAACGGCGATGTATTGATTTTTATAGGAAACTAA
- a CDS encoding arginine decarboxylase, with translation MKIKYAELIDQTLYFPQEEFKYEDQQLYFHDIPLMDLVEKFGTPLKFSYLPKISQNIQRAKTWFKDAIKKNEYKNSYRYCYCTKSSHFSFVLEEALKNDISIETSSAFDMNIVKNLFETGKIDKTIEVVCNGFKTDDYLAKISDLINNGFENVIPVLDNYRELDKLTESIDTTFDIGIRIASEEEPKFEFYTSRLGIGYKDIIPYYSQKIAEHPNARLKMLHFFINTGIKDTAYYWNELFKCLRVYARLKKIAPEVDSLNIGGGFPIKNSLQFDYDYEYMANEIVYQIKKFCEEEGVEEPNIYTEFGSFTVGESAGNLYKIISQKRQNDREKWNMIDSSFMTTLPDSWAISKRFIMFPLNRWEDSYERVFLGGLTCDSDDYYNSEQHANAIYLPVFSDTKPLYIGFFNTGAYQESIAGFGGVHHCLLPQPKHILIQKAKNGKLQYEVFSEEQKPEDVLHLLGYK, from the coding sequence ATGAAGATAAAATATGCTGAACTTATTGACCAAACACTTTACTTTCCGCAAGAGGAATTTAAGTATGAGGATCAACAGTTGTACTTTCATGATATTCCTTTGATGGACTTGGTAGAAAAATTCGGAACCCCGCTTAAGTTCAGTTATTTACCCAAGATTTCGCAAAACATTCAGCGTGCAAAAACGTGGTTTAAAGATGCCATCAAAAAGAATGAATATAAAAATTCTTACAGATACTGTTACTGTACCAAATCTTCGCACTTTTCTTTCGTATTAGAAGAAGCGCTTAAGAATGATATTTCTATCGAAACGTCTTCTGCTTTTGACATGAATATTGTTAAAAACCTATTCGAAACAGGGAAAATTGACAAGACAATAGAAGTGGTTTGTAATGGTTTCAAAACCGATGATTATTTGGCTAAAATTTCAGATTTAATCAATAATGGTTTTGAAAATGTGATTCCTGTTTTAGATAATTACAGAGAATTAGATAAACTGACCGAAAGTATAGATACTACCTTTGACATTGGAATTAGAATTGCTTCGGAAGAAGAACCGAAATTCGAATTTTACACCAGCAGATTAGGAATTGGGTACAAAGATATTATCCCTTATTACAGCCAAAAAATTGCAGAACACCCGAATGCAAGGTTGAAAATGCTTCACTTTTTCATCAATACCGGAATTAAAGATACAGCGTACTATTGGAATGAACTTTTCAAATGTTTGAGAGTATATGCAAGATTGAAAAAAATTGCGCCAGAAGTAGATTCACTGAATATTGGTGGTGGTTTTCCAATTAAAAATTCTTTGCAATTTGATTATGATTATGAATACATGGCAAATGAAATCGTGTATCAAATCAAAAAATTCTGTGAAGAAGAAGGAGTAGAAGAACCAAACATTTACACTGAATTTGGTAGTTTTACTGTAGGTGAAAGTGCTGGAAATTTATACAAAATCATTTCTCAAAAACGCCAAAACGACAGAGAAAAATGGAACATGATAGACTCTTCTTTCATGACTACACTTCCAGATTCTTGGGCGATTTCTAAGCGTTTTATCATGTTTCCGCTGAATCGTTGGGAAGATTCTTATGAAAGAGTTTTCTTAGGCGGATTAACATGTGATTCAGATGATTATTACAATTCTGAGCAACATGCAAATGCGATTTATTTGCCAGTATTCAGCGATACCAAACCATTGTACATTGGTTTCTTTAACACAGGAGCTTATCAAGAAAGTATTGCTGGTTTTGGTGGTGTACACCACTGTTTATTGCCTCAGCCAAAACATATTCTCATCCAAAAAGCTAAAAACGGAAAATTACA